The following are encoded together in the Macrobrachium rosenbergii isolate ZJJX-2024 chromosome 21, ASM4041242v1, whole genome shotgun sequence genome:
- the NP15.6 gene encoding NADH dehydrogenase [ubiquinone] 1 beta subcomplex subunit 11, mitochondrial, with protein MATLSRIGTVLLRHKNAIIRPSGNVLRVASISTSRKNKDTITVTDAIPAQSKTATEEVVENKNWVSWGFSIRSETEDNTRMHIIFFFSVTLCLVAGGFIYAYMPDYKLRDWAQREAYLELRRREAEGLPLIDANLISADKVELPSDEDLGSTEIII; from the exons ATGGCTACTCTATCACGTATCGGGACGGTCCTTCTTAGACATAAGAATGCTATAATAAGGCCGTCGGGAAATGTTTTGAGAGTAGCCAGTATATCGACATCGAGAAAGAATAAAGATACGATAACTGTCACCGATGCCATCCCAGCTCAGAGTAAAACAGCGACTGAGGAAGTGGTGGAGAACAAG AACTGGGTGAGCTGGGGCTTCAGCATCAGGTCGGAGACAGAAGACAATACAAGGATGCACATCATATTCTTCTTTTCTGTCACATTATGTCTTGTAGCTGGTGGCTTCATTTATGCCTACATGCCTGATTACAA ATTGAGGGATTGGGCCCAGCGTGAGGCTTACTTGGAGTTAAGACGCCGAGAAGCAGAAGGTTTACCGTTAATTGATGCCAACTTGATAAGTGCAGATAAAGTAGAACTTCCAAGTGATGAAGACCTTGGAAGCACAGAGATCATCATTTAA